In Woeseia oceani, one DNA window encodes the following:
- a CDS encoding PepSY-associated TM helix domain-containing protein — MMRSNLYRAVWRWHFYAGIFVLPFLILLSVTGGLYLFKDEINSRLYDDLLHVEPASARLPASSLVRAVSADSDGDIVGYMPPWAEDSSARVIVDDGAGNSSFVFVDPYQGSVLGEVSRGQFGNLPLMNLIRRLHSLEQVGWLGNRLIEVVAGWALILVLTGVYMWWPRGRRGGVVSVRRNAGRRSFWRDVHAVTGVFASLLIVFMALTGLPWSGVWGDNLKQVINDAGLGYPPGYWFPVVESTMHMHDTVVPAPWTTEHMPLPSSGNDGNVAIDLDTAIELFDRKGMPPGYVINMPRGSSGVWSASVIPDKVQQSRTMHLDQYSGELLYDARYSDMGAAARMIEWGISVHTGQQFGRLNQWLMLLTCVAILLMSVAAMIMWWQRRPEGRLGAPSHVSGYRIPRGVLVIPVVVGIIFPLVGLSLLAVLAIEALLPAPLRARFN, encoded by the coding sequence ATGATGCGTAGCAATCTCTACCGCGCCGTCTGGCGCTGGCATTTTTATGCCGGCATTTTCGTCTTGCCATTCCTGATACTGCTGTCAGTAACCGGCGGTTTGTACTTATTCAAGGATGAGATAAACAGCCGCTTGTACGACGACCTGCTGCACGTCGAACCGGCTTCGGCGAGGCTGCCCGCATCTTCTCTGGTGCGGGCAGTATCCGCTGACTCCGATGGTGACATTGTCGGCTATATGCCGCCGTGGGCTGAGGATAGTTCGGCGCGGGTTATCGTTGACGACGGCGCCGGCAATTCCAGTTTCGTGTTTGTTGACCCGTACCAGGGATCGGTGCTCGGCGAGGTATCGCGCGGCCAGTTCGGCAATCTGCCGTTGATGAACTTGATCCGGCGACTCCACAGCCTGGAACAGGTCGGTTGGCTGGGCAATCGCTTGATCGAGGTCGTGGCTGGCTGGGCACTGATACTGGTATTGACCGGTGTGTACATGTGGTGGCCGCGCGGCCGCCGGGGGGGCGTTGTGAGCGTCAGGCGAAATGCCGGCCGGCGCTCCTTTTGGCGGGATGTACACGCGGTAACCGGTGTGTTCGCTTCGTTGCTCATTGTGTTTATGGCCCTGACCGGTCTGCCATGGTCGGGCGTATGGGGAGACAATCTCAAGCAGGTTATAAACGATGCCGGGCTGGGTTATCCGCCGGGGTACTGGTTTCCGGTCGTGGAGTCGACGATGCATATGCACGACACGGTCGTTCCGGCACCGTGGACGACAGAGCACATGCCGTTGCCGTCGTCAGGCAATGACGGCAACGTTGCGATTGACCTCGATACTGCAATTGAACTTTTCGACCGCAAGGGCATGCCGCCAGGCTACGTGATCAATATGCCGCGCGGTAGCAGTGGCGTGTGGTCGGCATCGGTCATTCCGGACAAAGTGCAGCAAAGCCGAACCATGCATCTCGATCAGTACAGTGGCGAGCTGTTATACGACGCGCGCTATTCGGATATGGGCGCGGCGGCGCGTATGATCGAGTGGGGCATCAGCGTGCACACCGGGCAGCAGTTCGGCCGACTCAATCAGTGGCTGATGTTGTTGACCTGTGTCGCGATACTGTTGATGTCGGTGGCCGCCATGATCATGTGGTGGCAACGCCGACCGGAAGGACGCCTTGGCGCGCCCAGCCACGTTAGCGGCTATCGTATTCCGCGCGGCGTACTGGTGATCCCCGTGGTCGTTGGAATCATCTTCCCGTTGGTTGGTCTATCTCTGCTGGCAGTACTCGCTATCGAGGCATTGTTGCCGGCACCGCTGCGGGCGCGGTTCAATTAG
- a CDS encoding GNAT family N-acetyltransferase — MNISIRRASLDNVAGVAKLFDAYRVFYKQKSDPDLALQFLTDRLGNAESVIFFAEDESGNYLGFTQLFATFSSVSAERMWILNDLYVDSAARGHGVGTRLMNAARDHSIESGAKGLTLSTATDNTTAQSLYETLGYERDTEFYSYYLATPAQAD, encoded by the coding sequence ATGAATATATCAATCCGGCGCGCCTCACTCGATAACGTGGCTGGAGTCGCAAAGCTGTTCGATGCTTACCGCGTTTTCTACAAACAGAAAAGCGACCCGGATCTCGCCTTGCAATTCCTGACGGACCGCCTTGGAAACGCGGAATCCGTGATCTTTTTTGCGGAAGACGAATCCGGCAACTACCTTGGATTTACACAATTGTTTGCGACGTTCTCCTCGGTATCAGCTGAGCGAATGTGGATACTCAATGACCTGTATGTTGACAGCGCTGCTCGCGGCCATGGCGTAGGAACCCGACTGATGAATGCCGCCAGAGATCACTCGATTGAGTCTGGCGCCAAAGGCCTCACCTTGAGCACGGCAACGGACAACACGACCGCGCAGTCACTCTACGAAACGCTTGGCTATGAACGTGACACGGAGT
- a CDS encoding MgtC/SapB family protein: MDQQIFKAFGIALLLGLLVGLQREWDKHPLAGIRTFTLITLFGAASALLARDYGGLLVAASLIAVVGLLVTGNWMAENGNQQADSGQTTEIAALVMFAVGAMLMSGYTLPAVVLGGTTAVLLHLKERLQSAIVRISASDARAIFQFVLIALVILPLLPDKEYGPYAVLNPFKVWLMVVLIVAISLCGYLAYRFVGVRGGALLAGILGGFISSTATTVSYARQCAEHPKAIGTAAMVIVIASTIVMVRVAIEVAAVAGTLLKSLLPPLLLLFVFMLSASAWLYFRMQQAHTEPPTHGNPSQLKPAIIFGLLYAVVLFVVAFVDDQFGHKAIYVAATISGLTDVDALTLSVAELYNQERIEDSMAWRAILIATLSNLVFKAGAAGVLGGKKLFAVVGSVFAATIALGVGLILLWP, encoded by the coding sequence TTGGATCAGCAGATTTTCAAAGCATTTGGCATAGCGTTATTGCTGGGCCTGCTCGTCGGTTTACAACGCGAATGGGACAAACACCCGCTCGCGGGGATTCGCACATTCACCCTGATCACGCTGTTCGGTGCCGCCAGCGCATTGCTTGCGCGAGACTATGGTGGGCTGCTGGTCGCGGCTAGCTTGATCGCGGTGGTCGGCCTGTTGGTAACCGGCAACTGGATGGCTGAGAACGGCAATCAGCAAGCCGACTCAGGACAGACGACGGAAATCGCAGCACTGGTAATGTTCGCCGTTGGCGCCATGCTGATGTCTGGTTATACCCTGCCTGCTGTCGTTTTGGGTGGAACCACTGCTGTACTGCTGCATCTCAAAGAACGTCTGCAATCCGCGATCGTTCGCATCAGTGCAAGCGATGCGCGCGCCATATTTCAGTTTGTATTGATCGCACTGGTTATTCTGCCGTTGTTGCCGGACAAAGAGTACGGGCCCTACGCGGTCCTTAATCCGTTCAAAGTCTGGTTAATGGTTGTGTTGATCGTGGCAATCAGCCTTTGCGGCTATTTGGCCTACCGCTTCGTGGGGGTTCGCGGGGGCGCGTTGCTGGCCGGTATTTTGGGTGGCTTTATTTCGAGTACGGCGACTACCGTGAGTTATGCCCGGCAGTGTGCGGAACACCCCAAAGCGATAGGCACGGCTGCCATGGTGATCGTCATTGCCTCAACGATCGTAATGGTGCGGGTTGCCATTGAAGTGGCTGCCGTTGCCGGCACTTTACTCAAGAGTCTGTTGCCACCGTTGTTACTGCTTTTCGTCTTCATGCTCAGTGCGAGCGCCTGGCTTTACTTTCGGATGCAGCAGGCCCATACCGAACCACCAACGCACGGCAATCCTTCGCAACTCAAGCCAGCGATTATTTTCGGCCTGTTGTACGCCGTCGTCTTATTTGTGGTGGCCTTCGTGGACGACCAGTTTGGGCACAAGGCGATCTACGTGGCTGCAACTATTTCCGGATTGACTGATGTTGATGCGCTCACTCTGTCGGTTGCGGAGCTTTACAACCAGGAACGTATCGAAGACAGCATGGCCTGGCGCGCGATTCTGATCGCCACGTTGTCGAACCTCGTATTCAAGGCCGGAGCGGCCGGTGTTCTCGGCGGCAAGAAACTGTTCGCGGTGGTCGGTTCGGTGTTTGCAGCGACAATTGCGCTGGGGGTGGGGCTCATTCTGCTGTGGCCATAG
- a CDS encoding VIT1/CCC1 transporter family protein, giving the protein MSFAGHEHKVNRVGWLRAAVLGANDGIVSTASLIIGIAAAGSAQENILLAGIAGLIAGAMSMAAGEYVSVSSQSDTEKADLALEQASLDQHFEFEQQELAEIYEGRGLEPELARQVAQQLMAHDALGAHARDDIGISENIVARPLQAAYSSAAAFSVGAVLPLLVAWAIAGPRQIAFVASASLLSLALLGGIAAHAGGARILTGVIRVVVWGSLAMLLTALVGRLFGVVA; this is encoded by the coding sequence ATGAGCTTTGCGGGGCACGAACACAAGGTCAATCGGGTTGGTTGGTTGCGCGCAGCGGTGCTCGGTGCCAATGACGGAATTGTGTCCACCGCCAGCCTTATTATTGGAATCGCAGCCGCTGGTTCGGCGCAGGAAAATATTCTGCTGGCCGGGATTGCCGGACTGATTGCCGGTGCGATGTCGATGGCTGCTGGAGAATACGTATCCGTCAGTTCCCAGTCGGACACTGAAAAGGCGGATCTCGCCCTCGAGCAGGCATCGTTGGATCAGCATTTTGAATTCGAACAGCAGGAGCTGGCCGAGATCTACGAAGGCCGTGGATTGGAACCGGAGCTGGCCCGTCAGGTTGCGCAACAACTGATGGCGCACGACGCTCTTGGCGCGCATGCCAGAGATGATATCGGAATCTCGGAAAACATCGTCGCCAGACCTTTGCAGGCGGCCTATTCGTCGGCGGCCGCGTTTTCAGTGGGTGCGGTTTTGCCGTTGCTGGTCGCATGGGCAATCGCAGGGCCCCGGCAAATAGCCTTTGTAGCCAGTGCGTCGCTACTGTCTCTTGCCTTACTCGGCGGCATTGCTGCGCACGCAGGCGGAGCGCGCATTCTGACTGGCGTTATCCGCGTCGTCGTCTGGGGAAGTCTTGCCATGTTGCTGACGGCATTGGTCGGTCGACTGTTTGGTGTCGTCGCCTAG
- a CDS encoding peroxiredoxin family protein — MYKAPELKVCAWLNTEAPVTLAELRGRVVVIEAFQMLCPGCVAHGLPQAKRVAETFRDEDVVVLGLHTVFEHVEVQGGRDALAAFMHEYRIPFPVAIDAPGEQGRLPETMSAYGMRGTPTLLLIDRAGLLRQQYFGAIDDMRLGAEIMSLLQHSTASTADRAAPDDGALDSPAACTEESCAAP; from the coding sequence ATGTATAAAGCGCCTGAGTTGAAAGTATGCGCATGGCTCAATACCGAAGCGCCTGTCACCCTCGCTGAGCTCCGGGGCAGGGTGGTGGTCATTGAGGCATTCCAGATGTTGTGTCCGGGGTGCGTGGCGCATGGCCTGCCGCAGGCCAAACGCGTCGCTGAGACCTTCCGGGATGAAGACGTGGTGGTGCTGGGTCTGCACACCGTGTTTGAACACGTGGAAGTACAGGGTGGCCGCGACGCGCTGGCAGCATTCATGCACGAATACCGCATACCCTTTCCGGTTGCTATTGATGCGCCCGGTGAGCAGGGGCGCCTCCCCGAAACCATGTCAGCTTACGGAATGCGGGGAACCCCCACCCTGTTATTAATCGACCGTGCCGGACTGCTTCGGCAGCAGTATTTCGGCGCCATTGACGACATGCGGCTAGGTGCGGAAATCATGTCTTTGCTGCAACATTCCACTGCAAGCACTGCAGACAGGGCCGCGCCTGACGATGGCGCGCTGGACTCCCCAGCGGCATGCACTGAGGAGTCCTGCGCGGCCCCATAG
- a CDS encoding MFS transporter: protein MSSDSRDILATAPMKPMQWVIVIVCILLTALDGFDVLSISFASPGIADEWGINRAALGIVLSMELIGMAIGSMIFGSIADSIGRRPTVFVALSLMTIGMYLASTANSVEILSLYRLLTGLGIGAMLATASALTAEFSNTRRRNLAVVLMAGGYPVGVIIGGMVATSLLADYGWRSVFLLGAGGTAAFFPIVWFFLPESVAYLAERQPSGALRKINKTLHRLGHPGIDSLPELRPQRAVLSVKELFTPRLRRTTVLLTGAYFFHITTFYFILKWIPKIVVDMGFDASMAGGVLVWANVGGLAGALLIGLLSLRYRIQGLIVVALLSGAAGVVWFGFGQSDLMELSMVAAFAGFFTNAGVVGMYAIFAQKFPTDVRAGGTGFAIGVGRGGSVLGPMLAGFLFAAGAGLPVVATVMASGSVVAAALLLLTSRE, encoded by the coding sequence ATGAGTTCCGATTCACGAGATATCCTGGCTACTGCGCCGATGAAGCCGATGCAGTGGGTCATCGTCATCGTTTGCATCTTGTTGACTGCACTCGATGGTTTCGACGTGCTGTCCATCAGTTTCGCGTCGCCGGGGATTGCTGATGAATGGGGTATCAATCGTGCGGCCCTGGGCATCGTACTTTCCATGGAGCTTATTGGCATGGCTATAGGGTCCATGATCTTCGGCAGTATTGCCGATAGTATTGGTCGCCGGCCAACCGTGTTCGTTGCGTTGTCATTGATGACCATTGGCATGTATCTCGCCAGTACAGCCAACAGTGTCGAGATTCTCTCGTTGTACCGTTTGCTGACCGGGCTGGGTATTGGTGCCATGTTGGCAACGGCGAGCGCGCTGACGGCGGAATTTTCCAACACTCGCCGACGAAATCTGGCTGTGGTGCTGATGGCAGGCGGTTATCCCGTAGGTGTGATTATCGGCGGTATGGTGGCAACCTCGCTGCTCGCCGACTACGGCTGGCGTTCCGTATTCTTGCTGGGAGCGGGCGGGACCGCGGCGTTCTTTCCTATAGTGTGGTTTTTCCTCCCGGAATCGGTGGCTTACCTGGCCGAACGACAACCATCCGGTGCATTGCGAAAAATCAACAAGACGCTGCACCGACTCGGTCACCCGGGTATCGATTCGCTACCAGAGTTGCGGCCGCAGCGTGCGGTATTGAGTGTGAAAGAGTTGTTTACGCCTCGACTACGGCGCACAACCGTATTGCTGACCGGGGCCTACTTTTTTCATATCACGACGTTCTATTTCATTCTCAAATGGATTCCCAAAATAGTTGTCGATATGGGGTTTGATGCCTCGATGGCTGGAGGAGTCCTGGTCTGGGCCAACGTAGGTGGGCTGGCGGGAGCATTGTTGATTGGTTTGCTGAGCCTTCGTTATCGCATACAGGGGTTGATTGTTGTCGCACTCTTATCCGGTGCCGCGGGTGTGGTCTGGTTTGGCTTCGGTCAGTCGGACCTGATGGAATTGTCGATGGTTGCCGCGTTTGCAGGATTCTTTACCAATGCTGGTGTAGTTGGTATGTACGCAATTTTTGCGCAAAAATTTCCAACCGACGTTCGTGCGGGCGGTACTGGTTTTGCCATTGGCGTTGGCCGTGGGGGCTCCGTCCTCGGGCCGATGCTCGCTGGCTTTCTGTTTGCCGCCGGTGCGGGATTGCCGGTTGTTGCGACCGTCATGGCAAGCGGGTCGGTGGTTGCCGCCGCTCTGTTATTGCTTACCAGCCGCGAGTAG
- a CDS encoding thioredoxin, with amino-acid sequence MTTKATFFHAGCPVCVDAEQQFAESLNPEKFDVEIVHLGTAPERLADAEKAGVKSVPAFVIGDATYHINFGASLADLK; translated from the coding sequence ATGACTACGAAAGCGACGTTTTTTCATGCCGGCTGCCCGGTTTGTGTTGACGCTGAACAGCAGTTCGCCGAAAGCCTGAACCCCGAAAAATTCGATGTTGAGATTGTGCACCTCGGTACTGCGCCTGAGCGTCTGGCCGATGCGGAAAAAGCAGGAGTGAAATCGGTGCCTGCGTTCGTTATCGGAGATGCGACGTACCACATTAATTTTGGTGCGAGTCTGGCGGACCTCAAATAG
- a CDS encoding MarR family winged helix-turn-helix transcriptional regulator, whose product MKLTPADRVAALIERVGRLITTEAHAEGLLPVHWEALRYLDRANRFSRTAVALTAYLGITKGTVSQTLNSLENKGYVRKRTDPQDKRSKLLSLTSKGQALLRRDPLRATVSAVQALDATAQPGLAKGLEALLAARLNAQARQPFGQCRDCRYFAKQHPDGGPHYCLLLEAKLAESESQAICFEQLPVAR is encoded by the coding sequence ATGAAACTGACCCCTGCAGACCGGGTGGCGGCGCTAATTGAGCGTGTCGGCCGCCTGATAACTACCGAGGCGCACGCCGAAGGCCTCCTGCCTGTCCATTGGGAAGCATTGCGCTACCTGGATCGGGCCAACCGCTTTTCCCGCACAGCTGTCGCCCTGACCGCCTACCTTGGCATTACCAAAGGCACTGTCTCGCAAACACTGAACAGCCTGGAAAACAAAGGCTATGTTCGCAAACGCACGGATCCACAGGACAAGCGAAGCAAATTGTTGTCGTTGACCAGCAAAGGGCAGGCGCTGTTGCGTCGTGATCCGCTGCGCGCCACAGTCAGCGCCGTGCAGGCCCTGGATGCGACGGCCCAACCCGGACTTGCGAAGGGTCTGGAAGCATTGCTGGCGGCCCGGCTGAATGCGCAAGCCCGGCAGCCATTTGGTCAATGTCGGGATTGCCGGTATTTTGCGAAGCAGCACCCGGACGGCGGCCCGCATTATTGCCTGCTGCTGGAAGCAAAGCTCGCAGAGTCCGAGTCACAGGCCATTTGTTTTGAACAACTGCCGGTCGCGCGCTAG
- a CDS encoding TonB-dependent receptor, with translation MPGGLTRAQMLADPEQAAASAVSGHFQVDVETWRLASKTSWQIDERQRLDVGFSVEEQSLFHPIVDRVMVDFDGPGPAEPVEVFSLLIATEQRDHGTALRYNYTGDRHDIVAGVNYARSSVEGGNYRNLGGQINGLSTVVDNSATLLEAFVMDRWKLSEQLTLVLAAQAVSADREVRNTDVASAVLTNPQDSYDGINPRIGIVYTVSDGVSLYANVSRLFEPPTNYQLQDNVSGGDATLKAMKGAAVEVGTRGTREFGSDDRWNWDVSIYHATIDDEILSVEDPAAPGTSLATNIDKTLHSGLEAMVAGEFGLGESGRHYLAPLVSLTVNEFSFEGDAVYGANQLPAAPDYVLRGEMMYRNDRGFQVGPTFERVGKRYADFANTYTIDSYALMGLRAACSGERFSVNATVNNVFDENYVANHSVRNIAAESDAILNPGTPVSAYVGVRWLLR, from the coding sequence TTGCCAGGCGGTCTGACCCGCGCACAAATGCTCGCGGACCCCGAACAGGCCGCTGCCTCAGCTGTCAGTGGCCACTTTCAAGTGGACGTCGAAACCTGGCGGCTGGCCAGCAAGACCAGCTGGCAGATCGACGAACGGCAGCGACTGGATGTCGGCTTTTCCGTGGAAGAACAATCACTGTTTCATCCGATCGTTGACCGCGTCATGGTGGACTTCGACGGTCCCGGGCCCGCCGAACCGGTTGAAGTATTCAGCTTGCTGATCGCAACTGAGCAGCGCGATCATGGGACCGCGTTGCGCTACAACTATACGGGTGACCGGCATGACATCGTTGCCGGCGTCAATTATGCGCGGAGCAGTGTCGAGGGCGGCAACTACCGTAATCTGGGCGGTCAGATCAATGGCCTGAGTACGGTCGTCGATAACAGTGCTACGTTACTCGAGGCGTTCGTCATGGATCGCTGGAAGCTGAGTGAGCAACTGACTTTGGTGCTCGCTGCACAGGCGGTGTCGGCGGACAGAGAAGTTCGCAATACGGATGTTGCATCCGCCGTGCTGACCAATCCGCAGGACAGCTACGACGGGATCAATCCGCGTATAGGCATCGTCTACACTGTCAGCGACGGCGTTTCCTTGTACGCCAATGTCAGTCGTTTGTTCGAACCACCGACCAACTACCAGCTACAGGACAATGTAAGCGGTGGCGATGCAACGTTGAAGGCGATGAAGGGCGCAGCCGTGGAGGTCGGTACCCGCGGGACCCGCGAATTTGGCAGCGACGATCGCTGGAACTGGGATGTATCGATTTATCATGCAACGATCGACGACGAAATTCTTTCTGTCGAAGATCCTGCGGCTCCGGGAACCAGCCTGGCGACCAATATCGACAAGACCTTGCACTCCGGGCTTGAAGCGATGGTTGCTGGCGAATTTGGCCTCGGTGAATCGGGTCGGCACTATCTTGCGCCGCTCGTTAGCCTGACGGTCAACGAGTTCAGTTTCGAAGGCGATGCCGTTTACGGCGCCAATCAATTGCCCGCAGCGCCCGATTATGTGTTGCGTGGCGAAATGATGTATCGCAACGATCGCGGCTTTCAAGTCGGTCCCACGTTCGAGCGGGTGGGCAAGCGCTACGCGGACTTCGCCAATACCTACACGATAGACAGCTATGCGCTTATGGGACTTCGCGCTGCCTGTTCGGGTGAACGCTTCAGCGTGAACGCGACGGTGAACAACGTGTTCGATGAAAATTATGTAGCGAATCACAGCGTGCGCAACATCGCGGCGGAAAGTGACGCAATCCTGAATCCCGGTACACCGGTGTCCGCCTATGTCGGCGTTCGCTGGTTGCTGCGCTAG
- a CDS encoding TonB-dependent receptor plug domain-containing protein, translating into MNTGIRTAAYVTSLVVVQLCTQLALAQDKSTDDDDQVIDAITVFGTQSNLASASAEAALTPGGVELIDMDEFRERNVSSLADVLRHAPGIWSTSDNGSEAIFFSSRGSNLDSTDYDMNGIKLLQDGLSVTSADGNNHNRIIDPLSARHAVVARGANSMKYGASTLGGAINFESVTARDGTGADLSLNGGSFGQLQTRLTFADTFDNGLDGLLTIEARQWDGYREHNEQERLGLYANAGWQISPDVATRVYAT; encoded by the coding sequence ATGAATACCGGTATTCGTACTGCGGCGTACGTAACGTCGCTAGTCGTGGTGCAACTGTGCACCCAACTCGCACTTGCGCAAGACAAGAGCACCGACGATGACGATCAGGTCATCGATGCCATCACGGTGTTCGGCACCCAGAGCAATCTGGCATCGGCCAGCGCGGAAGCCGCATTGACGCCCGGTGGGGTTGAGCTGATTGATATGGATGAGTTCCGTGAACGCAACGTATCCAGCCTGGCGGACGTGCTTCGACATGCACCGGGGATCTGGTCTACCAGTGACAATGGCAGTGAAGCCATCTTCTTTTCCAGCCGGGGCTCCAATCTCGACTCGACTGACTACGACATGAATGGCATCAAATTGTTGCAGGACGGCTTGTCGGTCACCTCGGCCGATGGCAATAACCATAATCGCATTATTGATCCGTTGAGCGCGCGTCATGCCGTGGTCGCTCGCGGTGCGAATTCCATGAAATATGGCGCCAGCACACTCGGTGGCGCGATCAACTTCGAGTCGGTCACCGCGCGGGACGGCACGGGCGCAGACCTGTCTTTGAACGGCGGCAGTTTTGGTCAATTGCAAACACGTCTGACGTTCGCAGATACCTTCGACAATGGTCTGGACGGATTACTGACCATTGAGGCCAGGCAATGGGATGGCTACCGCGAGCACAATGAGCAGGAGCGGTTGGGCTTGTACGCAAACGCGGGCTGGCAAATTTCGCCTGACGTGGCAACGCGGGTTTACGCAACCTGA